Within the Pagrus major chromosome 4, Pma_NU_1.0 genome, the region atcttgatctggctaacacatgcatttgttttgaaaggaagtaaaaggaaaaacacctttttttaatattattttcacatcatgCATCATGCTGTTTGCCTGATTTGTGacaatgaggtaatgtatctatttgtggctgtGGAAGATTAATATCTGTAATATGACttatgaaacaaagtaaactttgttttagtgcagTCACCCTCAGCACTTAAActgtcagttatttttcaaCCACTTGCAAAGCCTAAGAAATTTCCAAAAGCAGTGAAACAGCCCAAGGCCACAGCTATTCAATTtagagagaaaagcagcaaatccttacattttaCAGGCTGGAGCAAGCTGATGTTTGGTACCTTTTTATGGTATTTTACAACTTGAATTGTTTGGGTTTAACTGAATTGTCGCTTAGTAATTTTAtgtcaacacttttttttttttttttttttaccgttcCTCTCACTGCTCgtgttgtgtttatgtatgtttttttccaaacaacTTGAATGGTAACCAATCACTTTTCTTTTAATGGTTGATTAAACCCTACATTTGCATCATAATATTTTGTCCCTCCACTTGCAGATATTTATTGACAGAGACCCGACAGCTTTTGCACCAATCTTGAATTTCCTGCGAACCAAAGAGTTGGACCTTCGGTAAGAACTAGTGACACCATTCAGAATAAACCCctgattgtttattttatcaatacattatgttatgttgtaACTAGAATAcctgtgctgcttttttttctctgtaggGGTGTCAACATCAGCATCCTGCGACATGAAGCAGAGTTTTACGGGATAACTCCTTTAGGTGTGTTGCTGTACAGAGGTTTTGGAGGAAATGGAAGTGGCAGCCTTGTTCGGAGCACAAATAGTGACATGTATAAACATAATAGAAACCTCTTAATGCACCTGCTCTATATCAACTTTGTCCTGAAGCCAAATCACAAGATTTGTCAGCAGTCAGTACATATATCACAGAGTATTGTATACCAGCAGTGAATGTGGGTTTTTTTGACAATTGAAGTGTTGTCCTGTAATGTCAAGTGTTGTTTTGGCTTCAAACACTTGAGTGAGGTCAGGACCTTATTACCGCTAGTTCCATGTGCTCTAATgttgttttacttcctgtttcagtgtttgtaacTTCCCTGCATTGTCTGTGTAGTTGAATGGGAAAGTTACCTTTTGTGAGAACTGATCACCTGCTAAAAATCCTAATGTTCACAATGCAAAGTACAGTGGCCTGCTCTAATCTAATTAGTCATGCGTAATTTCTCATTAACTTTGTAAAAATACCATAGAAGAAAAGGATGATTTATTCTAATTTCCATAAATGAAGGAATTATTAGTTACTATCAATTAGTTTCTGATAATACAATAATCCATTATATTTTCCTGAGTGTTACCTTTTTTCGGTTTTACAGCAGCTAAATGTTGCTAAAGTGTTACCCTGGTCTTCATGGGCTCACTGctggttttatgtgtgtgtttgtgtgcagtacGGCGCCTGCTTCTGTGTGAGGAACTGGACCGCTCATCATGCGGTAGTGTTCTCTTCCATGGTTACCTGCCGCCCCCAGGTAAatacatgaaactgaaaatagaGTAAACAAATGATCGTAACTGGAAACAGCATATTGAACTTATGCTTCATAAACAATTTTTTAGGCAGGAAATGATCTGTTTTGAAGTCACAGAACGCTCTAAAAAATACATATCTGAAGAAATGTCTATTAAATAATCCCAGTGTATCTTTCCCTGACAGCCATCCCTGCCCGAAAGTCAAATCCTGCCCCAGCAGCCTCTGGCTCCTCCTCTGATGAGCGGCCGGGTCCAAGTGGAGCAGAGGGCTTCACCCGAGTTGGTCCCCCTCCTCACCCATCCCTCACTGGCCCACCCGGAACAGACGACAACCACAAACTGGGTGAGTAACCCAGAGCCGCCTTATAGAGTGTGTCCAGCAAGTGCAAGAAATCCATCTCAGTGTAAGCTTCATCTTAGCATAAAAAAGCCAACAGTAAATGTAGAAATGACTCTTATTTTGACAGTGAACCTGCTGCACTGTCTGCCTTCTGCCTGCATGAATACTGGTTAgttatgtctgtgtttgtgtatgtttctACATGTTCATATGTGTGTCAcatctgtatatgtgtgtcagTAGGAGAGTTGAATATATGTGCTGTTTATGCTTAttcacatctgtgtgtgcatgtttctgtgaGCGTGCGTGACTGCTGGAGCTAATGTGACCTGACATATCCTTTTAGTGCGCTGACTGAGGTAGCCTAGTTTCGCATCGGCCTGATCTCTGTTAAGGATGACATCAGAGAATATAGTGGACAAAGAGTGTATGTGTCCGGTGATGGAGAAGAAttcagtgtctgtgtttaatATCATACAgtagttttaaataaaaatcattgaTCCCTGCCTGGTTCTATGCCTTTAAATTGCTGCCcgcatttccattttattctaGGATTCAGATaatgacaaataatgaaaagtgaaaagtgtATATTCAGTCTGATTATCAGGCTATAAAAgcggtgtgtttgtttgtgttctgtgtgtgcaggtccTGTGGTTGACCCCAGGAAGGTGCTGATTATAGCAGGACACCACAACTGGATTGTAGCAGCTTATGCACATTTTGTCATCTGCTACAGGTAACACTGCCACAACACGGCTGCTTAAAACATTTCTCATCCACTCACTCTATAGTTCATCAGGGGGAGacattaaattattaatgaaGGTGGAGTCGTTATCTGTTGTGTCTCACATTTCTCATGCAATGCTCTTTGATCGTTCTCTGTACCTATACACTAGCTGTCATCTTTGGTTCTATACATGTTCAGTCAAAATAATGAACTTTATTTTTAGTATCACAAGCTGACAAACTAAGAACAATGTGTTATTTGGTTTAATAACGGAGAAGTAAAATCTATTTTACAACATTGTTATATATTGTGGATATTTAAACATGTGATCTCTACGTGGAATTGAATGTATGCAAGTCAAAATAGGTGCCGGCAACTTATTTCCTGTGTGTGATCTCGCTACAGAATAAAGGAATCTTCTGGATGGCAGCAGGTGTTTTCCTCCCCCTACCTTGACTGGACCATTGAACGCATCGCGCTTAACGCCAAGGTGGTCGGCGGCCCGCATGGAGACAAGGACAAGATGGTGGCTGCCGCCTCGGAGAGCAGTATCATCCTCTGGAGCATCCAAGATGGAGGCAGTGGCAATGAGATCGGTAAACAGAGAGTCACTTATGGGGGGGCCCTACTGAACCTACTGGATTTTGAGAATTGTGACCATATTACTGTGAAAtatttgggtaaaaaaaaaattcagcgatgaaaagttttaaaaagaaaatataatttcatcAATTTTTTGTGACCCCTTTGACTTCCTGTAATGTCTGTGACTCAGCCCTCACTCTTCACCCCAGTTTACAGTAACGTCTACCTCTCCACACCAACTCAGGTGTATTCAGTCTCGGTGTACCCGTGGACGACCTCTTCTTCATTGGGAACCAGCTGGTGGCTACGAGTCATACAGGGAAGGTTGGGGTGTGGAATGCCGTCACACAGCACTGGCAGGTAAGAGGGCGTGAGTGTGGTTCTCCTCCTAATTTatgttttactgtttaattAGTGAGTGAACCGGTTATGGAGCATCAATCACTAGATATTTGTGTTCTGTGTGCTTGTATTTATCAGTTCATtgaatgtacagtgtgtgtgtttttcaactAAGAGACAACACGAAATAACACTGTACTGGCTGTGACTGtatcttgtttttgtgtatatGTTAGGTTCAAGATGTGGTTCCTATCACCAGTTGTGACACAGCAGGATCCTTTCTACTACTGGGCTGCAACAATGGCTCTATCTACTACATAGGTACACACACGcttacacacatgtacatacacaGGGGGACCTATCTTCAGTCTAACAGAATGTTAGGGAAGATGAATGAAAGTACTTGGTTTGGCAAAATGGCCAGCTGTTTATATGTTCAAAGATATTTTTGTGACAACTTTGCATGATTATCGCTTATACAATGTTTACAAAAGCGCATTAGAGACTTAGTAGTTTTGCTCTAAAGGATTCTCAGTCAATAAGAGGATTGGATATTGGATCTggatcttaaaaaaaaaaaacaatcctgaCATAaacttttttgtcttcttcttttcagaCATGCAAAAGTTTCCACTGAGGATGAAGGATAATGATCTTCTAGTGACAGAGCTTTATCACGATCCTTCAAATGACGCTATCACTGCACTGTCTGTCTACCTCACACCTAAAACCAGTCAGTAGACCTTTCTTACCCTCTTAGTTGTTGTTTTACCTTTGCTCACCTCCTCAGTTTCACCTCCTGTGATATAAACCAGCAGTTTTGGATGTAGTTACTGACCTGACATTAAACTGTTCTGTCCTCTCTTTGCTGTCAGGTGTGAGTGGGAACTGGATAGAGATAGCATACGGGACGAGCAGTGGTGCGGTGAGAGTGATTGTGCAACATCCAGAGACAGTGGGATCAGGCCCTCAGCTCTTTCAGACATTTACTGTGCACAGGAGCCCGGTGACGAAGATCATGCTGTCTGAGAAACATCTGGTATCAGGTGAGGAGAGTGTGACAGGTAGGAGGGTGAGTGTTATCATCTCTTGTTCATCGTCTACCTGTGATTGAAATCTTGtgtggttgtttgtgtttttctgtgtgtgtcagtgtgcgcGGACAACAACCACGTCCGGACATGGACGGTGACACGGTTCAGAGGAATGATCTCCACCCAGCCAGGCTCCACCCCGCTGGCCTCCTTCAAAATACTGTCCCTGGAGGAGACGGAGAGTCATGGGAGCTACTGCTCTGGGAATGATATAGGTGAGAGAGTTAAGGTCAGAAGATATTGATTAACATAGGGGAAGAATAGATTCATttatgaggaggaagaggaggatctTATCTGTGTATTCAGATTTAGTAGATAACAGCTACACTTTGAGCagatatgaatgtgtgtgttaccaGCTGTTCACCTTATGTGAAAACACCAAGTATCAGCCACTTGAATGAATCTGTCACATATCTTTAACTGTAACTTGATCAAAGAGTTGGCCTTAAAGGGACAGAAAAGTGGACGCACGAGTATAAGATAGCAGACTGAATGTGTCTTCTGCTCTCAGGTCCATTTGGAGAGAGAGACGATCAGCAGGTTTTCATACAGAAGGTGATTCCCATCACCAACAAACTGTTTGTGAGGCTCTCATCTACTGGAAAGAGGTAGAATATTCTTtatctgtctttctcttccACCTTATCTATCTTGGCTGCTTCATCTCACTGAATTTTTTCTGTTTGACCTTTACTACTTGACTGAGGTGTTTTTGGTTGCTTGCACGCTGCATGGTAACatctgactttgtgtgtgtgcctgttttgtCAGGATCTGTGAAGTGCAGTCGGTGGATGGGACCACCATCTCTTCCTTCATGGTACGTGAGTGTGAGGGTTCGAGTCGTATGGGGTCGCGACCTCGACGCTATCTGTTCACCGGTCATGGCAACGGCAGCATCCAGATGTGGGACCTGACCACTGCGATGGATACCGCTaataaaggagaggagaggaagaaagatggTGAGGAAGTCGAGAGATATAGGGTGGGAAAGAGGGGATGttgagagaaggagagacagaaatgtGGAAGGCaacattgtgtgtgttcatgggaGCAGAGATGAAGAACTTCAATGTACCGAATGTCAGTGGCTAGATTTGCTCACCGActgtacaaaagaaaaattcagGATATACAGTAGACTTTTGTGGGATTAAAAGTAATAGTTTGTTTTGGTGAGGTACTGTGTTGTGTCCTGAATCTTCTCTTCTGTTTGATAGATGTAGGTGGGCcgacagaggaggagctgctgcagctgttggaTCAGTGCGACCTGAGCACCTCCCGCTGTGCTACACCAAATATAAGCCCCGCCCCCTCTGTTCTGCACCACACACGCCTCAGAGAGTCCTGCTCGAGGTTAGAAAGACAagccacacacaacacattaaagACACACGTACAGCATAAGGAACCAGTCAACTACAACTGACAACTGTCACTACAGACACATCtgtacacacatttatacatgaaaatatacattaatATAGGGACTCATTTGTtttaatacaaaacaataaCTGCTTACCTGTCTCACACTCACTTCCATGTCTTTTAAGTCTGCAGTTACAGGCCCCGGAGCCCATTCCTGAGACCCAGGCAACTTATGGAGCTGTGCGACCCTACAGAGAGAGCCCCCTGCTGGCCCGAGCTCGACGAACTGAGTCCTTCCACAGTTACCGGTAAAATAACATTTGTCTCACTGGATATCCCATATTACAGACGGGGCTTTCCCATACACATGTCAGGCACAACTTTACGGGGTTTGACTTTGCATGTCAGCCGAGCGCAGCAGGTATTTGCATctccattacaacagggctacctgcttgaaggtgtgtctctAACTAATGTTGCTCTTATCTAGTGTTTAAAGGAGTGGCTATAAactcctcctccctgcagaATTATTGAAGAACCTCTGTAAATAAAGCTCTGCTAACTTGGTGATGAACATGTTCTATTTCCTATAAATCCTCCACAGTAAAATCCTGTTATTTTgctatttaaaagcttttatcatgaagcagcaaaatctgGAAATGTTGGAAATTTTTCTTCTCTCGAACACGACTCCcgaaacagctgaaagcgaacatgatgaaacagtaaaattacGCTGATGTCTGAACAGCTTGTTCATCTATCTATCCACCTGTAGCTGACTCCATCCACCTGTCTTTCTGTAGAGACTTCCAGAACTTCAGCCTGAGTCGAGGTGTCCTGGACAGCACAGGTCAGACGTCCACACAGGGCTCCAGCCAGGCCCCTGACGCCCGCCGTTCGCTCTGCGACTTTGGGCCCGAGGACAGTGAGAGAAGAGCCTCAGCGATGGAGTTCTGGGCTTGCCGAACAGCCAGTTCAAGCTCTGCCTCAAATATTGGAGCTCTGATGAGTGCTGGTGTTTGTGGGGTGAAGGCAGATGCCGGTCCAGAGTCTCCGCGACAACCTCCCGACAGCCCAATTCCTGGAGGTGACGTTAGGCGAAAGGTGCACCCACAACCAGAGGAGGGAGACAGTGTGGGATCACCAGGAGAAGGGGGGAAGGCGGAGGGAGGTGTGAGAAAAAGGGGGGTACTAGAAGGAGGCTTCCTGGGGAGGAAGAGGGCCCCCCCTGTCCCCCACCTCTCCTCCGTCCCCTCCGGATCTGAGGGTGGAGGCAGCGACTCATCTTCCAACGCCTCCCCCTCCCCGACCAAACTGACTTCCTCCACCTCACCGCGACACAGGAAGCTGGCCCCCGAGCTGTCCAATCAGGACAGCAGCCTGTGACGGCACAATGTGCCCGccagcctttttcttttgatccTAATCAGAGCAGTTATCTTGTGGAGGCTTCCTGTGCTGTAGGTGCATGTGGGAGGTGAGGCCTGGATATCAGAGCAGGGGAGGAATGTGGCTTCAGCTCCAGGAAACCACTTCAACTGCTTCTACTCCACCCTAACTATGTTTGTCATGATGTAACTGGATAAAGGAGCTTCTTTTGGGACTCCACACAAGACGCTCCCATGTTTTAATGAGTCTGTGTCTCAGGATGAGTCTCCTCTACTCAGTTCGCTTGCTATGCTGAaatctgatgtgaagcagcagtcAAAACATCCCGCTAACAGGGCAGgaatgcattttgtttttgatttttttcaaagatttcaAATTCTACCATACCTGGAAACTTGGCTGGGTACAACTGCTATATGCTAATGCACTCCTGCTATCTTCAGGTTGTCTTAACAGATGATGAGGGTGATGAGATCAGCACCTTCAGGCACAAATCTGATAGCAAAATGGCTGCTCAGTTAGTCCTGGAGAACTGCTGGATTTGGTTTCTCTGCCTGTGTCGGTTTTGTTTACTCGAAATCctaacaaacacagaaaccaaAGGAACATGCAAACGTCTCTTTGGATATTGTCAAGGGCAATGGTTGAAGCAGTGTATGGCCACTGATGTGTAGATTGAATCTGAAGGCAGaaaagcacagcacagcacagcacagtacTAGTCATACATAAGGGGTTTTAAAAACTGACTAAGGAGTGCTTTATCTTGTGAGGAAGCAAAATGGAATTAACAAAAGCACAGCTTGTACTTTTATCAGATATTTAACATATTTCTATTGGCATGTAGTCCGGTAGGAATGACTTTGTTCAGAACTGGACCTAAATTAGTCAAGCATACACGCTTGAACATCTGCTTTTGAACAAAACCCACATGGAAAATTTTGGAAAGTTGAACTCTTCCACTAAGCTTTTTCATTATCAGAAAACTcacaaaaatatgacatttacaATTATGTAAAAGGACAAAAAGGGGgcaaatcctcatatttgagaagctgaaaccagcatgcttttcatttttggtgattGATCAAACAATTATTGGACAAATTATTTCAGCACTAGTTTTGTCAAAAGGACCAGCCCCTTtcaaatagagagagagagagagaatgacatCAAGTCTCTCTGACAGTATGTGCAATCCGTCGTTCAGTGAATTTTTACTTCAACTTACCTTAAACATTTAAGCCTCACGACAATCTTGGCAGCTACTTGAATACTAATGCTGCAGCCAgagacacaacaacagtcaGCAAGCAGTGAAGTCATTTTGCAGCTACAGCGTGAAGTAAaacctttctgtgtttgttgtttaacaGCTGAAAGACAACTATGCAACAGTGGAGTTAAGATGCAGAACAGCCAAACTAACACAGCTAACCAGTCTTCAGGATTACTTAATGTTGGTACATGGTGGTGTTACAGGCCAACTGCATTATGAAGTTATACTAACAGTAGCATAAAAGCCTCCTTGCTCCTCATCAAATATTTTGACAGGAAAAAGCACAGGAGGAACACATTTTGTTAGTCATGGCTCAGTCCCATCAAGTGTCCCAGTTCGCCATGACAGCGAGCCAACATGCCAGTATCAAATACACCTTTTCCTCCTGTGACGAGTCAAACGTTCGCTGTGAgaaatgataaaacacattGGTGGCACACAGAGTTTAGAGATGATCCGTTTAAAAGATGGCGTTCATATACAGTGACAGCAAATTAACATTTGCTACATTTATACAGGAATCTGTTTTTAGTTAAAGGTCCGGTGTATAGGATTTAGTAGCAAAACCTCTCTCCAAAGGCCCTCTCTCtcgagccagtgtttggtttgtccattctgggctactgtagacaCATGGCAGACTCCGTGAACGAGGACCCGCTACCTCTGTAGATATAcaggctcattctaaggtaacaaaaacattattagtttcaggtgattatacacgaatgaaaacattattatgaatattatattttattctatttctgCCAATCCTCgaaaatcctacacactggacctttaatgctCTGTGGTATATAGAGTATAGGGCCTTGTCCTTGATGTCTAAACAGagtgaaatcattttatttctgttcagaCAGGTAGAAAAACAGTGGTGCCTGTGCAAGATCAcactaattattatttatattttatttttttacagtatcACAATATAACTACACTCAACTCAACAGTCAAAAGGACCTACACTACATCACTTTACTCCCtcagaaacagattttaatgTGTCTTGCTTTGTTTCGGATGACTGTTGCAGTGCCTTATTTAACGTGTCCGACGGTTAtcagcctgtctgtgtgttttgaaaaggaTTTTTGACCAAAGGCTTGTGAAGAGACTGAGCTCATTGTGGAGCCACCTAACGGACCTGTCCACTCCTGGCTTCGGCTGGAATCACCTCATGATAGATTTACAACAGGCCAAATTAGATTTCCTGAGTGGTCACTTGAATTGATAGGCATTACATAAtaaattgtaaattgtaaataatCTTGACGTAGATTAAAACTGGAAAGCCCATCCTTCTTCACCACACCTGGAGAAGTTTTATGTGTAGCTTGTTCTTTGTAGTTTGAGGTGAACCAACTCAAGCATGAAACGGTAAAATATGACAGTATGCtctgaaggaaacaaaaacaatgcaccTTGTTTGTGACGGCCTGAAAGGACAGCTGAAAGTTCGATGGCAGTGACCTTAATTAGTTTACGATTGTGTGAGCTAAACCTTCGCCGTTTGAATCCCTGTGAGATTTCCACTAGCTGTTGGTTAAGTTAAAGAAACCTGACCAGCTCTTGATCTACGGTACTTTTTTTATAACCATTAAGGGGAcaactgtaaagaaaaaaaaaaaaggtgaaaagaaGTCGAAAGACTGTCCTGAAATCTTAATTATAATTTGCCAAATCCTGAAGCTATATAACCTCTTTCTACATAGTTTTTATTAGCACATTAGCTTATCATATcgacattaaaaaatgaactgactGTGTGGTCCCTGCCTGTACAAAGATGTACATTTTGATACGCTAATTACCTGTACGGAAAGTAGACCtacataatcaaaacaaaatcctAACATGGATGCattgatgtgtgtgatgtgtgttgatacTTACACTGTTGTTCTTTACATATTGTTGGTAATCATATAATGCCTATGTTGATATTACCATGCTATCGGACCTAACTGCATTTGCACTTGCACTATTAAGACTAATATTAAAAGTTACTTTGCTagtgtttattttatatataaaaaaacataaagtttaAAGTGTATTTCTGCACATAACTGTTTGTCTGTCCTGACCTGTCCCTCAGTTCCTCTCTGGCTAtgtttacattatattacaGCCAGATGCTAGTGAGCTAAAAGGAATACATATCTGTTTGTTCAAACTGCCCTGTGCATCATTGTTTTACATTGTGTATGTTTGAAATGCTGCATTATGttgttatattatttacagtactGAACCACGATCATTTGTGTTCATGCAATTTAAACTCTGCTGTGTTCACTAAAAGCTCTCAGAACTGGACGTGTTTCCTTATTTGAACTTTCAGAAGACTAAGAagttgaaggtgcaatatgtacatttttttctgcctggCTCACTGAGCTGACTAGCTGACCGCAGCTTCAGTTAccagcagttagcggttagcagtgatatgctgccctctgtttgttttgagcgTGAATTCAACAGGttgctaattcttacatattgcacctttaatcagcTGCGACCAATAAagctgttttgtcatttctgcATTTCGATGTAGTTAATTTGAAGAAAAGAGCAAACATTCAATTTCTTTCAGAAGATCCTTCAAAGCTGAAACTTAAAGCAGACTTGAATGTTAACCTTtcttttgtcatgttttaaaggtgcaatatgtacgaattttagttgaaaacactcaaaaattacctgaaattatcaacagataTTTGCAGTTATATGCATCTGTTTTGTTAACCGAGAGGTGGctacattttttacatattgcacctttaactacaCTAGGTAggcatgttttaaaacattgtaTAGAGCAAAATGAATTTTTTCCAGGACCACCAACTTCACTCCAGATTTCCAGACAAATGTCATCAAAGTAACTGAAACCATATCGAATTATTTGGGATCTGAGATGTTTTAATTGATAAGAAATTAGGTGTTTGGGACGACAACAACTTTGACAAGATGAATTCAAACGAAGCATCAACACTCGGTGTTCATGATGTTATAGTAGTGAGAGCAGTTTGAATTCTGACCTTAAAAACTGGACTGAGTAAAAGGGGCAAATGGGCTGAAACAAACGCTGCCAGTCACTGCTGAGTTGTTAGCGCTTGGCCTGTGTGGATAACCTGCCAAGGTGcacaatttttgttttgtttgagcctcacagaggtgtgtgtgtgtgtgtctccccaGCGCTTTCATTTCACTAACCTTCCCGTTCAGACAGTCCCCTCTCTGAGACGCCGTCTGTCGTCATCGTGATTTATGAGTTTAATAAaaccctctgtgtgtgtgtgtgtgtagctcaggGCCATACTGTCCCTTACAATCACTCCACAAGCTCTTTTCACaacctctccctccctccctccatggCTGACAATAGCTGTGAATGTGGCTGTGAATGTTTTAGAAGTGCCCTTGTCAGACTGGTGTCCTTGAGCGAGGGCACGCTTGTTACTGCCAGTTTGTTAATTTCAAACTTGCCTTGATGTTCCCTTAAGGGACGCAGGAGCAAAACTAAATTACTGCTGCATAGTTTTGATGGAGATACCGGccctctgtatgtttgtgttggtgtgcgTGTGACTGGGTGGTAGCTCTGTACAGCTGATGGCACATCTGTGTTTTACTAACTCAGCAGAAAAGAATCAATTGAAATGGCGTTTTGTCTTCAGCTTGAGCCTTTTGGCTTTAACAGGAAAAGTATCTAGTGGCATCAGTATATCTCAGTTGTGTCCCCGAGTGCGGTCCTCActcctgtccacacacacacacacacacacacacgcaaatcattttgcttttcatttccacaggtttaatgtatatttaaacTGAGGCACAATATTAACCTCATCATTGAACAACTACTCTTGTATCACTAGTGGAGTTGTTGTCCTTCGTCACTGTAATGCTTTTGTGTCCTCATGCATTGATACTACATTGAACATGAAATTGGTACATTCGTGTGTCTTTAATTTTgagctgctgcttttaaataCTGACATCTCCTCTCTTCACAATGAAGTAAAACAATATTACACTGCTACAAGCTGTCTTTAATTTGTTTCTCACAGGAGCGCTGCCCTCATTTTTGAGATATCCTACATTGATACTACATGGATGCATGACGAGTGattttacaaaatatatttttcgaTTTTAGatccttcttttattttgaaagcatcAGGAAATCAAATCAGCACAGGAATGTTAAGGccttttcacactgcacttaGACCAGGGCTAACCTTTTAAACCCCAGGCTACGGGAGCTGTTAGCAGCAGGCTAAGAGAGCATTCACACTGGCACAATCCTGGCACATCCAAAGTGGGCTAACCCCGACTTTACCCTGGGGCTTGCTGGCCCTGCTCCAGAGCAGTGTTAGCCTGATTTAAGGGTTAACCCCTGAAAATCAACTAAACGTGAGGCTAAAAGGACCCAGggataaaataaacatcatgctAGAAAGTAAACATTTGTCACATGTTTCAACGGAAA harbors:
- the kctd3 gene encoding BTB/POZ domain-containing protein KCTD3, yielding MATNGNNLTTGMGDIIQLNVGGTRFSTSRQTLMWIPDSFFSSLLSGRISTLRDETGAIFIDRDPTAFAPILNFLRTKELDLRGVNISILRHEAEFYGITPLVRRLLLCEELDRSSCGSVLFHGYLPPPAIPARKSNPAPAASGSSSDERPGPSGAEGFTRVGPPPHPSLTGPPGTDDNHKLGPVVDPRKVLIIAGHHNWIVAAYAHFVICYRIKESSGWQQVFSSPYLDWTIERIALNAKVVGGPHGDKDKMVAAASESSIILWSIQDGGSGNEIGVFSLGVPVDDLFFIGNQLVATSHTGKVGVWNAVTQHWQVQDVVPITSCDTAGSFLLLGCNNGSIYYIDMQKFPLRMKDNDLLVTELYHDPSNDAITALSVYLTPKTSVSGNWIEIAYGTSSGAVRVIVQHPETVGSGPQLFQTFTVHRSPVTKIMLSEKHLVSVCADNNHVRTWTVTRFRGMISTQPGSTPLASFKILSLEETESHGSYCSGNDIGPFGERDDQQVFIQKVIPITNKLFVRLSSTGKRICEVQSVDGTTISSFMVRECEGSSRMGSRPRRYLFTGHGNGSIQMWDLTTAMDTANKGEERKKDDVGGPTEEELLQLLDQCDLSTSRCATPNISPAPSVLHHTRLRESCSSLQLQAPEPIPETQATYGAVRPYRESPLLARARRTESFHSYRDFQNFSLSRGVLDSTGQTSTQGSSQAPDARRSLCDFGPEDSERRASAMEFWACRTASSSSASNIGALMSAGVCGVKADAGPESPRQPPDSPIPGGDVRRKVHPQPEEGDSVGSPGEGGKAEGGVRKRGVLEGGFLGRKRAPPVPHLSSVPSGSEGGGSDSSSNASPSPTKLTSSTSPRHRKLAPELSNQDSSL